The following coding sequences lie in one Pseudoxanthomonas sp. SE1 genomic window:
- a CDS encoding TRAP transporter small permease, which produces MSEETTPSPSTPVQRGMDLLSNAAIAIAVAALLGLVVVQGWQVIARYVINDSPSWTEPVTVLLLTTAMSLGAAAGVHTNRHFGFFLLADAVGPRLKKLLHAVSPLVIAAIGAVMAYWGAVLLFDGLDIRIAGAPMPQSIGYLPLSLGGVLMVVFALYRLLLVLRAPLTDEAR; this is translated from the coding sequence ATGTCAGAAGAAACCACGCCGTCTCCCTCCACGCCCGTGCAACGCGGCATGGACCTGCTGTCCAACGCCGCCATCGCGATCGCCGTCGCCGCCCTGCTCGGGCTGGTGGTCGTGCAGGGCTGGCAGGTAATCGCCCGCTACGTCATCAACGACTCGCCCAGCTGGACCGAGCCGGTCACCGTATTGCTGCTGACCACCGCCATGAGCCTGGGGGCTGCGGCGGGCGTGCATACGAACCGCCACTTCGGCTTCTTCTTGCTGGCCGATGCGGTGGGCCCTCGCCTGAAGAAACTGCTGCACGCGGTATCCCCGCTGGTGATCGCCGCAATCGGCGCGGTGATGGCGTACTGGGGCGCGGTGCTGCTGTTCGACGGGCTGGACATCCGCATCGCCGGTGCGCCGATGCCGCAGAGCATCGGCTACCTGCCGTTGTCGCTGGGTGGCGTGCTGATGGTGGTGTTCGCCCTGTATCGACTGCTCCTGGTGCTGCGCGCGCCGCTGACCGACGAGGCCCGCTGA
- a CDS encoding TRAP transporter substrate-binding protein — translation MMNRRRFLGTSLGAAVALPLAGSRALADDGRHVLTATDVHVKDYPTVEAVRWIGETMARETGGRVTLRQYHSGQLGRESEAIDMARFGAIDMTRVYAGALNNAFPLTQALCLPYVFDSVAHMRRAMDEGVGEAVLEGFSRRGLVGLAIYDSGARCFYNTKHAIRTPEDLHGLKVRVPVSDIFIRMLRLFGANPTPLSLGEVFSGLETRMIDGAENNIRSFHSSRHFEAAQYWSQTNHSYAPDVLLVSQRTLDGLQPRDRELLVETARQSVGVMRSLWDASEAKARDAVFSAGVEHNEADLAAFARASQPLLSEYRSDPAIDALYRRIRDLA, via the coding sequence ATGATGAACCGTCGTCGTTTCCTGGGCACCAGCCTCGGCGCCGCGGTCGCCCTTCCGCTGGCGGGGAGTCGCGCCCTTGCCGACGATGGGCGGCACGTGCTGACGGCCACCGATGTGCACGTGAAGGACTATCCCACCGTCGAAGCCGTGCGCTGGATCGGCGAAACGATGGCGCGCGAGACCGGCGGCCGCGTGACGCTGCGTCAGTACCACTCGGGCCAGCTCGGCCGCGAATCCGAAGCCATCGACATGGCGCGCTTCGGCGCCATCGACATGACCCGCGTGTACGCCGGCGCGCTGAACAATGCCTTCCCGCTGACCCAGGCGCTGTGTCTGCCGTACGTATTCGATTCGGTGGCGCACATGCGCCGCGCGATGGACGAAGGCGTGGGCGAGGCGGTGCTGGAAGGCTTTTCACGCCGCGGACTGGTCGGCCTGGCGATCTACGATTCCGGGGCGCGCTGCTTCTACAACACCAAGCATGCGATCCGTACGCCGGAAGACCTGCATGGCCTGAAGGTCCGCGTGCCGGTGTCGGACATCTTCATCCGCATGCTGCGCCTGTTCGGTGCCAATCCCACGCCGCTGTCGTTGGGCGAGGTGTTCTCCGGACTGGAGACGCGGATGATCGACGGCGCGGAGAACAACATCCGCAGCTTCCATTCCAGCCGCCATTTCGAGGCGGCGCAATACTGGTCGCAGACCAACCATTCCTACGCACCGGACGTGCTGCTGGTGTCGCAGCGCACGCTGGATGGCCTGCAACCGCGCGACCGCGAGCTGCTGGTCGAGACTGCCCGCCAATCGGTGGGCGTGATGCGCTCGCTCTGGGACGCTTCGGAAGCAAAGGCGCGCGATGCCGTGTTCTCGGCGGGGGTGGAGCACAACGAGGCCGACCTGGCCGCGTTCGCGCGCGCCTCGCAGCCGCTGTTGTCCGAGTACCGCAGCGACCCGGCGATCGACGCGCTGTACCGCCGCATCCGCGACCTGGCCTGA
- a CDS encoding 2-keto-4-pentenoate hydratase, translated as MEAPELAAIADSFVSARRQGRALPGFPGTIPDDLVTAYQVQDHAIAQWPDRVVGWKVGFIAPERRDASGDERLLGPIFARQVKLTTGSQESFQVFAGGFGAVEAEYVLRLDADAPADKTHWTPEEAAAVPSTLFTGMEVASSPLATINQLGPRVVVSDFGNNNGLVMGVEIPDWAERSDASLTCTTSIDGRQVGKGGATTLPGGLRAAFAFALSRSARRGRPLKAGDLIATGNATGIHDILPGQQALIEFDGHGSIACVAAAATPKDEGDWRA; from the coding sequence ATGGAAGCCCCGGAACTGGCCGCCATCGCGGACAGCTTCGTCAGCGCGAGGCGCCAGGGCCGTGCATTGCCGGGATTCCCGGGCACCATTCCCGATGACCTGGTGACTGCGTATCAGGTGCAGGACCACGCGATAGCGCAGTGGCCCGACCGCGTGGTCGGCTGGAAGGTCGGCTTCATCGCACCGGAGCGACGGGATGCATCCGGTGATGAGCGCCTGCTGGGCCCCATCTTCGCCCGCCAGGTCAAACTGACCACCGGTAGCCAGGAAAGCTTCCAGGTATTCGCCGGCGGCTTCGGCGCCGTGGAAGCCGAGTACGTCCTGCGCCTGGACGCCGATGCCCCGGCCGACAAGACGCACTGGACCCCGGAAGAAGCCGCCGCCGTTCCGTCGACGCTGTTCACCGGCATGGAAGTGGCCAGCAGTCCGCTGGCGACGATCAACCAGCTCGGCCCGCGCGTCGTCGTTTCGGACTTCGGCAACAACAATGGCCTGGTGATGGGCGTCGAGATCCCGGACTGGGCCGAACGCAGCGATGCTTCGCTGACCTGCACGACCTCGATCGACGGCCGGCAGGTTGGCAAGGGCGGCGCCACCACGCTGCCCGGCGGCCTGCGCGCGGCGTTCGCGTTCGCGCTGTCCCGCTCGGCGCGCCGCGGTCGCCCGTTGAAGGCGGGCGACCTGATCGCCACCGGCAACGCCACGGGCATCCACGACATCCTGCCGGGCCAGCAGGCCCTCATCGAGTTCGATGGCCATGGCAGCATTGCGTGTGTCGCGGCAGCCGCGACGCCGAAGGACGAAGGGGATTGGCGCGCATGA
- a CDS encoding TonB-dependent receptor: MKRNLKNRKTPVTALAFSIAVALHAPAFAQSQETSPTPPIATDLDRVEVVGTFRASLEKALEEKRYSAEQIDAVVAEDIGKFPDLNLAEALQRIPGVAIDRDAGEGRSITVRGLGQDFTRVRINGLEALATTGGTDSSGGANRGRGFDFNVFAAELFSKLTVRKTQSAQIDEGSLGATVDLRAARPFDYDGFTSTVTSQMGYNDLSKQWDPRFSALISNTWADGKFGALLSAAYSERHLLEEGYSAVRWDNGPSANGFCSPVGYTPQNNTNNSGRGTTALNCSTGNPRPANTQANHDAYRLASAATTFHPRLPRYGRLTHEQERLGVTAALQFQPSDHTLLNFDAMYSKLDATRQEDFLETISFSRSNAQGGKYETHVLQAEVDDHGNLVYGVFDNVDVRSESRFDELSTEFSQYSLSLEQDITDRLKLNAMVGTSTSEFKNPVQTTVTFDIQNLDGYSWDYRGNSRLPVITYGNLDVNSPTSWRWISSPAANTTGSEIRIRPQGVDNTFDTGKLDLDFVINETFTLRAGMSYKKFGMDTWEFRRSSETSVPALPAGTTLGDLSSLVTGFGRGLDGRAPNAWLIPDLDAIAGLFNIYCNCNTGVPGGDFTLSSITNGNARGNNRSINEEDWGGYLQLDFNADLAGRPLRGNMGVRYATTDVDASGYTSVGGGSPVTVSNDYKDWLPSFNLAWDVTDDLVLRFGAAKVMARPQLGNLSPGAGITTTGSPNIRVGNPYLDPFRAKTYDFSAEWYFAEDSVLSLALFYKDIETYIQELRENIAYRDTGLPLEWVPSTFWDVPFDVRTPINTPGGPLKGFELNYQQPFSFLPGAFRHFGVLLNYTHVKSDIDYAVPGSFPVTYIADELVNLSPKSYNATLYYDNNKFSARISTSFRDDYLQRVPGQNNNDVEGKRSARSVDFSMSYKWDKHFTLTFEGINLTDEFNDQYVDSVGDRASVYHHTGRQYYVGARFNF; the protein is encoded by the coding sequence ATGAAGCGCAATCTGAAGAATCGGAAGACACCGGTTACCGCACTCGCATTCTCGATCGCCGTCGCACTGCATGCGCCGGCTTTCGCACAATCGCAGGAGACTTCACCAACGCCGCCCATCGCCACGGACCTTGATCGCGTCGAGGTGGTCGGCACGTTCCGTGCGAGCCTCGAGAAAGCGCTGGAAGAAAAGCGCTACAGCGCCGAACAGATCGACGCCGTCGTTGCCGAGGACATCGGCAAGTTCCCTGATCTCAATCTTGCCGAAGCGCTGCAGCGCATTCCGGGCGTGGCGATCGATCGCGATGCCGGCGAAGGCCGCTCGATCACCGTCCGCGGCCTGGGACAGGATTTCACCCGCGTACGCATCAACGGGCTGGAAGCGCTCGCCACGACGGGCGGCACGGACAGCTCGGGCGGCGCGAACCGCGGGCGCGGCTTCGACTTCAACGTGTTCGCCGCAGAACTCTTCAGCAAGCTGACGGTGCGCAAGACGCAGTCGGCCCAGATCGACGAGGGCTCGCTCGGTGCCACCGTCGATCTGCGCGCCGCGCGTCCTTTCGACTACGACGGCTTCACCAGCACGGTGACCAGCCAGATGGGCTACAACGATCTGTCTAAGCAATGGGATCCGCGCTTCTCGGCACTCATCAGCAACACCTGGGCAGACGGCAAGTTCGGCGCACTCCTCTCGGCCGCCTACAGCGAGCGACATTTGCTGGAGGAAGGCTACAGCGCAGTACGCTGGGACAACGGACCATCCGCCAACGGCTTCTGCAGCCCGGTCGGCTACACGCCGCAGAACAACACCAACAATAGCGGACGCGGCACCACCGCGTTGAACTGCTCCACCGGCAATCCGCGCCCCGCCAATACCCAGGCCAACCACGATGCGTACCGGCTGGCATCGGCGGCCACCACCTTCCATCCGCGCCTGCCACGCTACGGCCGCCTGACCCACGAGCAGGAACGGCTGGGCGTGACCGCCGCATTGCAGTTCCAGCCCAGCGACCACACGCTGCTGAACTTCGATGCGATGTACTCGAAGCTGGATGCGACGCGCCAGGAAGACTTCCTGGAGACGATCTCCTTCAGCCGTTCGAACGCGCAGGGCGGCAAGTACGAGACGCACGTCCTCCAGGCCGAGGTGGATGATCACGGGAACCTGGTCTACGGCGTGTTCGACAATGTCGACGTGCGTTCGGAATCCCGTTTCGACGAGCTTTCCACGGAGTTCAGCCAGTACAGCCTTAGCCTGGAGCAGGACATCACCGACCGCCTAAAGCTCAACGCGATGGTCGGCACGTCCACGTCGGAATTCAAGAATCCCGTGCAGACCACGGTGACGTTCGACATCCAGAACCTCGACGGCTACAGCTGGGACTATCGCGGCAACAGTCGCCTTCCCGTGATCACCTACGGCAACCTCGACGTCAACAGCCCGACATCATGGCGCTGGATCAGCAGCCCGGCGGCGAACACCACCGGCTCCGAGATCCGAATCCGCCCGCAGGGGGTCGACAACACATTCGACACCGGCAAGCTGGATCTGGACTTCGTCATCAACGAGACATTCACGCTGCGCGCCGGCATGTCTTACAAGAAGTTCGGCATGGATACGTGGGAGTTCCGCCGCAGCAGCGAAACATCGGTGCCCGCCCTGCCCGCCGGCACGACGCTCGGCGACCTTTCATCTCTGGTCACCGGCTTCGGCCGTGGCCTGGACGGGCGGGCGCCCAACGCGTGGCTGATCCCGGACCTCGATGCGATCGCGGGCCTTTTCAACATCTACTGCAACTGCAACACCGGCGTGCCGGGCGGCGACTTCACCCTGAGCAGCATCACCAACGGCAATGCGCGCGGCAACAACCGCAGCATCAACGAGGAGGACTGGGGCGGCTACCTGCAGTTGGACTTCAATGCAGACTTGGCGGGGCGCCCGCTGCGCGGCAACATGGGTGTGCGCTACGCCACCACCGACGTCGATGCCAGCGGCTATACATCGGTCGGTGGCGGCAGCCCGGTCACGGTCAGCAACGATTACAAGGACTGGCTGCCATCGTTCAACCTTGCCTGGGACGTCACCGATGATCTGGTGCTGCGCTTCGGTGCCGCCAAGGTCATGGCGAGGCCGCAGCTGGGCAACCTGTCACCCGGTGCCGGCATCACCACCACCGGGTCCCCCAACATCCGCGTGGGCAACCCGTATCTCGATCCGTTCCGTGCCAAGACCTATGATTTCAGCGCGGAGTGGTACTTCGCCGAAGACTCGGTGCTGTCGCTGGCGCTGTTCTACAAGGACATCGAGACCTACATCCAGGAACTGCGCGAGAACATCGCCTACCGCGACACCGGTCTTCCTCTGGAATGGGTGCCGTCCACGTTCTGGGACGTGCCGTTCGATGTGCGGACACCCATCAACACCCCTGGCGGTCCGCTGAAGGGCTTCGAGCTGAACTACCAGCAGCCATTCTCGTTCCTGCCGGGAGCTTTCCGTCATTTCGGCGTGCTGCTCAACTATACGCATGTGAAATCGGACATCGACTATGCGGTTCCGGGAAGTTTCCCCGTGACCTACATCGCCGATGAGCTGGTCAACCTGTCGCCGAAGTCCTACAACGCGACGCTCTACTACGACAACAACAAGTTCAGTGCGCGCATCTCCACGTCGTTCCGCGACGACTACCTGCAGCGCGTTCCGGGACAGAACAACAACGACGTGGAAGGGAAGCGCAGCGCACGCAGCGTGGATTTCTCCATGTCGTACAAGTGGGACAAGCACTTCACCCTCACCTTCGAGGGCATCAACCTGACCGACGAGTTCAACGACCAGTACGTGGATTCCGTCGGCGATCGCGCGTCCGTGTACCACCACACGGGACGTCAGTACTACGTCGGCGCGCGGTTCAACTTCTGA